The following coding sequences are from one Betaproteobacteria bacterium window:
- the mltG gene encoding endolytic transglycosylase MltG, which yields MRHLQFLLVLALIALAVIAGSLYRWATHPVATAETAADFRIPAGTGLRSALGLINDAGVRINPNLMVLLAKVMRAETTIKAGSYSIQRGATPWEILAKLTRGQFTQGELTLVEGLTLRQWREKLAAHPDLAQESQGLSEAELLSRLGIDARRGEGLFLADTYLFDKQSSDLDLLARAYRAMHRRLAAEWEQRAPGLPLKSPYEALILASIVEKETGRLADRPLIAAVFINRLRSGMLLQTDPTVIYGLGDRFDGNLRKKDLLADSPYNTYVRPGLPPTPIAMPSLASLQATLHPAASDALYFVARGDGSSQFSRTLEEHNRAVNRYQRGGK from the coding sequence TTGCGCCACCTTCAATTCCTCCTCGTTCTTGCCCTCATCGCATTGGCGGTGATCGCCGGAAGCCTCTATCGCTGGGCGACTCACCCCGTCGCCACGGCCGAGACGGCCGCGGACTTCCGTATTCCCGCCGGGACGGGGCTGCGCAGTGCGCTCGGCCTCATCAACGACGCCGGCGTCAGGATCAACCCGAACCTGATGGTGCTTCTGGCCAAGGTCATGCGGGCTGAAACGACGATCAAGGCCGGGAGCTATTCCATCCAGCGCGGCGCTACCCCCTGGGAAATCCTCGCCAAACTGACCCGGGGCCAGTTCACCCAGGGCGAACTCACCCTGGTCGAGGGCCTCACCCTGCGCCAGTGGAGGGAGAAACTCGCCGCCCATCCGGACCTCGCCCAGGAATCCCAGGGACTGAGCGAAGCCGAACTGCTGTCCCGTCTGGGCATAGACGCGCGCCGTGGAGAGGGTCTGTTTCTTGCGGATACCTACCTCTTCGACAAGCAGTCCTCGGACCTCGACCTTTTGGCCCGAGCGTACCGCGCCATGCATCGCCGCCTGGCCGCCGAATGGGAGCAACGGGCCCCCGGCCTGCCCCTCAAATCGCCCTACGAGGCCCTCATCCTCGCTTCCATCGTGGAAAAGGAGACCGGACGCCTCGCCGATAGACCGCTCATCGCTGCGGTTTTCATCAATCGCCTGCGTTCCGGCATGCTGCTGCAGACTGATCCCACGGTTATCTACGGCCTGGGCGATCGCTTCGACGGCAATTTGCGCAAGAAAGACCTTCTTGCCGACAGCCCCTATAACACCTATGTCCGGCCCGGGCTGCCGCCCACGCCCATCGCCATGCCCAGCCTGGCCTCGCTCCAGGCCACTCTGCATCCTGCGGCCAGCGACGCGCTCTACTTCGTGGCCCGCGGCGACGGCAGCAGTCAGTTTTCCAGAACCCTGGAGGAGCATAACCGGGCCGTCAATCGCTACCAGCGGGGAGGCAAGTGA
- a CDS encoding folate-binding protein YgfZ: protein MNSPWRPILETAGAVCGPDSNEIDHFGDAAAESAAARDATVVVPLLHLGVIGIEGDDAKSFLHNQLTSDINHLGEAGAQHSAWCTAKGRMLASFLVWRQGEGYCLAMAAELVSDLAKRFRMYILRAKAGVTDLSGTTLLIGLSGPKAAEALRAAGLPQPEGVLGVAAGGEARVLHLDADRFVVAVPEPQAAAVWAALAAIARAAGTSAWRWLDVRAGLPLVTGATREEFVPQMADFEKIGGVSFHKGCYPGQEVVARTQYLGKVKRHLYRVSCAAPLVAGGDLHSPDNPDQASGKIVLAAPSPDGGYEALAVVQSNFSSNLRLGSLEGIPVEAVAVNS from the coding sequence ATGAATTCCCCCTGGCGCCCCATTCTGGAAACCGCCGGTGCCGTCTGCGGCCCGGACTCGAACGAGATCGACCACTTTGGCGACGCTGCCGCGGAAAGCGCCGCCGCCCGGGATGCAACGGTCGTCGTTCCCCTCCTGCATCTTGGCGTCATCGGCATCGAGGGCGACGACGCCAAGTCCTTCCTCCACAACCAGTTGACCAGCGACATCAACCATCTGGGCGAGGCCGGCGCCCAGCATTCCGCCTGGTGCACCGCCAAGGGGCGCATGCTGGCGAGCTTTCTCGTCTGGCGCCAGGGCGAGGGCTACTGTCTGGCCATGGCCGCCGAACTGGTGAGCGACCTGGCCAAGCGCTTCCGCATGTACATCCTGCGGGCCAAGGCCGGCGTGACCGACCTGTCCGGGACGACGCTGCTCATCGGCCTGAGCGGTCCCAAAGCAGCAGAAGCCTTGAGGGCTGCCGGATTGCCTCAGCCTGAGGGCGTTCTGGGGGTGGCCGCAGGCGGCGAAGCACGGGTGCTGCATCTGGACGCGGATCGTTTCGTGGTGGCGGTTCCCGAACCGCAGGCAGCGGCAGTGTGGGCCGCCCTCGCCGCCATCGCCCGGGCGGCCGGAACCAGCGCGTGGCGCTGGCTGGATGTCCGCGCAGGACTTCCCCTGGTCACCGGGGCCACGCGGGAGGAATTCGTGCCCCAGATGGCCGATTTCGAGAAGATCGGCGGGGTAAGCTTCCACAAGGGCTGCTATCCGGGGCAGGAAGTCGTCGCGCGGACCCAGTATCTGGGCAAAGTCAAACGCCATCTCTACAGGGTGTCCTGCGCTGCACCGCTGGTGGCCGGGGGCGACCTGCATTCACCGGACAATCCCGATCAGGCCAGCGGCAAGATCGTGCTGGCGGCGCCCTCCCCTGACGGTGGCTACGAAGCCCTGGCCGTGGTGCAATCCAATTTCAGCAGCAATCTCCGCCTGGGTTCCCTGGAAGGTATTCCCGTCGAGGCCGTCGCCGTCAATTCCTGA
- a CDS encoding NRDE family protein gives MCLILVAWQQHPDFPLVVAANRDEFHARPTAAAAAWPEGQSVIGGRDLEAGGSWLGFSSGGRFAAVTNVREPGRPRGPYSRGWLPRDFLLGAEGAWTYGQTAAGRETSGFNLLVCDFRDLVYCSNRDGPARKLAPGIYGVSNHLLDTPWPKLTAAKAAFAAALANLPDRERFFALLADREIVSDRYLPATGVSLEWERLLSAIFVLSPTYGTRASTVGMVTRSGSALLEERSFDCSGQLLQSSLISTGV, from the coding sequence ATGTGCCTCATCCTTGTCGCCTGGCAGCAGCACCCGGATTTTCCCCTGGTGGTTGCGGCCAACCGGGATGAGTTCCACGCCCGGCCGACCGCTGCCGCGGCGGCCTGGCCCGAGGGGCAGAGCGTCATCGGCGGCCGGGATCTTGAAGCCGGAGGCAGTTGGCTTGGGTTTTCGAGCGGAGGACGCTTTGCGGCCGTCACCAATGTGCGCGAACCTGGACGCCCACGCGGCCCCTATTCCCGTGGCTGGCTGCCCCGGGACTTCCTGCTGGGCGCTGAAGGGGCCTGGACTTACGGCCAGACCGCGGCGGGGCGCGAAACTTCCGGATTCAATCTGCTGGTCTGCGATTTCCGCGATCTCGTGTATTGCTCCAACCGCGACGGTCCGGCACGAAAACTGGCGCCGGGCATTTACGGCGTATCCAATCACCTCCTCGACACGCCCTGGCCCAAGCTCACAGCGGCCAAGGCCGCTTTTGCGGCAGCCCTGGCGAATTTGCCCGATCGCGAGCGGTTCTTTGCACTTCTGGCGGATCGGGAAATCGTTTCTGACCGGTACTTGCCCGCCACCGGGGTATCCCTCGAATGGGAGCGCCTGCTGTCGGCCATCTTCGTCCTGTCGCCCACCTACGGCACGCGGGCCTCGACGGTGGGCATGGTGACCCGCTCGGGAAGCGCCCTCCTGGAAGAGCGCAGTTTCGATTGCAGCGGCCAGCTGCTTCAGTCTTCGCTGATCTCGACCGGCGTATAG
- a CDS encoding L,D-transpeptidase, which translates to MRIFISVAQQSLCLIDAQGKLIRRYEVSTAKAGVGETPGSYRTPRGRHLIRAKIGDGCPENTVFVRRRPTGELWSADLAAAYPDRDWILTRILWLSGCEPGRNRLGSCDTMRRYIYIHGSPDSAEMGRPGSHGCIRMRNADVVDLFDRVPVYTPVEISED; encoded by the coding sequence ATGAGAATCTTCATTTCCGTCGCGCAACAAAGCCTCTGCCTGATCGATGCCCAGGGCAAGCTCATCCGCCGCTATGAGGTGTCCACGGCCAAAGCCGGGGTAGGGGAGACGCCCGGCAGCTACCGCACTCCGCGGGGTCGGCACCTGATCCGGGCCAAGATTGGCGATGGCTGCCCGGAAAACACGGTATTCGTGCGCCGCCGGCCGACGGGGGAGTTGTGGAGCGCCGATCTGGCCGCCGCCTACCCGGACCGCGACTGGATTCTCACCCGTATTCTGTGGCTTTCCGGCTGCGAACCCGGCCGCAATCGGCTGGGCTCCTGCGACACCATGCGCCGCTACATCTATATCCACGGCAGCCCGGACAGCGCCGAGATGGGCCGGCCAGGCTCCCACGGCTGTATCCGCATGCGCAATGCCGACGTGGTCGATCTGTTCGACCGGGTGCCCGTCTATACGCCGGTCGAGATCAGCGAAGACTGA
- the tadA gene encoding tRNA adenosine(34) deaminase TadA encodes MQETVSATPSTARSGVPDDLAFMRQALVLAQTAEEQGEVPVGALVVRDGLIVGRGYNAPIGGKDPTAHAEIAALRDAAQQLGNYRLPGCTLYVTLEPCAMCAGAIMHARIARVVYGARDPKTGVHGSVIDLFAVERLNHHTEVEGGVLAEECAALLSGFFAARRNKAP; translated from the coding sequence ATGCAAGAGACCGTTTCCGCCACGCCTTCGACGGCCCGAAGCGGCGTGCCCGACGACCTGGCCTTCATGCGCCAGGCCCTCGTTCTCGCGCAAACCGCGGAGGAACAGGGAGAGGTGCCGGTCGGTGCCCTGGTGGTTCGGGACGGCCTGATCGTCGGACGGGGGTACAACGCCCCCATCGGCGGCAAAGACCCCACCGCCCATGCAGAGATCGCGGCCCTGCGCGATGCCGCGCAGCAACTCGGCAACTACCGGCTGCCGGGGTGCACCTTGTACGTCACGCTGGAGCCCTGTGCCATGTGCGCCGGAGCCATCATGCACGCCCGCATCGCCCGCGTGGTCTATGGTGCCCGGGATCCAAAGACGGGCGTCCATGGCAGCGTGATCGACCTCTTTGCCGTCGAACGCCTCAATCACCACACCGAAGTCGAAGGAGGCGTGCTGGCCGAGGAATGCGCGGCCCTGCTTTCGGGCTTCTTTGCCGCACGTCGCAACAAGGCGCCATGA
- a CDS encoding AI-2E family transporter — MVWVGVIASTCAVLFFFQKILWLVVPFILALIIYYLLLPLKHRLLMAGVSHDGAAGLVAGSAFLALALGFVLLLPGVAAHAVTWQESSLRYLEGGLSLVTATLQQLEGRIAILAQARVSEELARQVSEHSDKFAQKYLGEFALGLAAWAPSLLLAPFLAFFMLRDGWRFKRFLGRAVPNAFFERTLYLLDQVDRTARLYFVGLMQLTLLDAACLAIGLWVIGISGALLLGLATAVLAWIPYIGSILGCVLVVLVAATDFPGRPEVAYAAVGLFIVVRLLDDFVFMPMTVGKSLNMHPLLTVLMIFVGGAVAGVPGLMLVLPVLGVAMVFGETLGLVLTDPRLRARHRHAKQLRQASVTTDLRA; from the coding sequence ATCGTCTGGGTCGGCGTCATCGCGTCCACCTGCGCGGTGCTCTTCTTCTTCCAGAAAATCCTCTGGCTGGTCGTCCCCTTCATCCTCGCCCTGATCATCTACTACCTGCTGTTGCCCCTGAAACACCGTCTGCTCATGGCCGGTGTTTCTCATGATGGCGCGGCGGGCCTGGTGGCGGGATCGGCCTTTCTTGCCCTGGCACTGGGCTTCGTCCTTCTGCTTCCCGGCGTTGCCGCCCACGCCGTAACCTGGCAGGAATCGTCCCTGCGCTATCTCGAAGGTGGCCTCAGCCTGGTGACCGCGACCTTGCAACAACTCGAAGGACGTATCGCCATCCTGGCCCAGGCGCGGGTCAGCGAGGAACTGGCGCGTCAGGTTTCCGAACATTCGGACAAGTTCGCCCAGAAGTATCTCGGGGAATTCGCCCTCGGTCTGGCGGCTTGGGCACCGTCACTGCTCCTGGCGCCTTTCCTGGCCTTCTTCATGTTACGCGACGGCTGGCGCTTCAAGCGCTTCCTCGGCCGCGCCGTCCCCAACGCCTTTTTCGAGCGTACGCTCTACCTTCTCGATCAGGTGGACCGCACCGCAAGACTGTATTTCGTCGGACTCATGCAGCTCACCCTGCTCGATGCCGCCTGCCTCGCTATCGGCCTGTGGGTGATCGGCATCTCGGGGGCGCTCTTGCTCGGCCTGGCGACCGCTGTGCTCGCCTGGATCCCCTACATTGGTTCTATCCTGGGTTGTGTCCTGGTCGTCCTGGTCGCAGCCACCGATTTCCCCGGGCGGCCCGAGGTGGCCTACGCGGCGGTCGGGCTCTTCATTGTCGTGCGCCTGCTGGACGACTTCGTCTTCATGCCCATGACCGTGGGCAAGAGCCTCAACATGCATCCGCTTCTGACCGTCCTGATGATCTTCGTGGGGGGCGCCGTCGCCGGCGTTCCAGGGCTGATGCTGGTGCTGCCCGTCCTGGGGGTGGCCATGGTGTTCGGCGAAACCCTGGGTCTGGTGCTGACCGATCCCCGTCTGCGGGCGCGCCATCGCCACGCAAAGCAGCTTCGCCAGGCTTCGGTCACCACGGACCTGCGGGCTTGA
- a CDS encoding cyclic nucleotide-binding domain-containing protein, translating to MFGFLRPAESAMSNRLGRSALFAGLSLGELKIVEGFMHDRRYLAGEVVFDEREEGQALYVIASGSVLICRQGQADRPIARLGSGDFFGELALLDDSPRSAQARAADTTEIAVLFRGDFERLLQSHAHIASHIAIALARHLGQRLRLMVAGNGATG from the coding sequence ATGTTCGGCTTCCTTCGCCCCGCTGAATCCGCTATGTCCAACCGCCTGGGCCGTTCAGCCCTCTTCGCCGGCCTGAGTCTGGGCGAATTGAAAATCGTGGAAGGCTTCATGCACGATCGGCGCTACCTGGCCGGGGAAGTCGTTTTCGATGAGCGCGAGGAGGGGCAGGCGCTTTATGTCATCGCCAGCGGCAGCGTTCTCATCTGCCGCCAGGGGCAGGCCGACCGGCCGATCGCCCGCCTGGGCAGCGGCGATTTCTTTGGCGAACTGGCTTTGCTGGACGATTCTCCCCGCTCGGCCCAGGCCCGGGCGGCGGACACAACCGAAATCGCCGTGCTCTTCCGGGGCGATTTCGAGCGTCTGCTGCAATCCCACGCCCACATCGCGAGCCATATCGCCATAGCCCTGGCGCGCCACCTCGGCCAGCGCCTGCGCCTGATGGTGGCGGGCAACGGGGCGACCGGGTGA
- a CDS encoding superoxide dismutase family protein, producing the protein MRPLNVVPLLAATLLTACATSGGSSPTAGASLAATRGNTVAGTVSFVESNGEVRVTAEVSGLSPGPHGFHVHEKGDCSAPDGTSAGGHFNPGGKAHGHPGHGEHHAGDLPQLMADASGVARLSATTTALSVSSGDASVVGRSVIVHAGPDDFKSQPAGNSGPRVACGVIAAR; encoded by the coding sequence ATGCGACCACTCAACGTCGTGCCGCTCCTTGCGGCAACCCTGCTCACCGCCTGTGCCACGAGCGGCGGCTCCTCGCCGACGGCGGGCGCGTCCCTGGCCGCGACGCGGGGCAACACGGTGGCCGGAACGGTCAGTTTTGTCGAAAGCAATGGGGAGGTCCGGGTGACGGCGGAAGTATCCGGTCTATCACCTGGGCCCCACGGCTTCCACGTGCACGAAAAAGGCGATTGCAGCGCTCCTGATGGCACCAGTGCCGGCGGTCACTTCAACCCGGGCGGCAAGGCCCATGGTCATCCGGGTCACGGCGAGCACCATGCGGGGGACCTTCCCCAATTGATGGCGGACGCCTCCGGCGTGGCTCGCCTGAGCGCCACCACCACGGCCCTCAGCGTCTCCTCCGGTGACGCCAGCGTCGTCGGCAGATCGGTCATCGTCCATGCCGGTCCCGACGATTTCAAGAGCCAGCCGGCGGGCAACTCCGGACCGCGGGTGGCTTGCGGGGTCATCGCCGCGCGCTGA
- the moaA gene encoding GTP 3',8-cyclase MoaA → MHNETLNPESVPVDLARFAPTSTRATSIHPQGTLVDKYGRRITYVRLSITDRCDFRCTYCMAEEMTFLPRAEVMSLEECLRLAGIFAGLGVSKLRITGGEPLVRKDVLWLIERLGALPGLDNLVITTNGSQLDRFAGPLKAAGVRRINISLDTLKPERFRAITRIGELHKVLRGIEAARTAGFSRTKLNAVMMRGVNDDEFPDLVEFALERGLDISFIEEMPLGDIEGRSKVYISSDEALERLGRRFQLVPSTESSGGPARYWRIPGSETRLGFISPHSHNFCDTCNRVRITAKAELYPCLGQNDAINLMPLLRDPAVGDEGVRQAIVDCMGIKPLGHDFTAQMDAPKVVRFMSMTGG, encoded by the coding sequence ATGCACAACGAAACCCTAAATCCGGAATCTGTCCCCGTCGATCTGGCGCGCTTCGCGCCGACTTCAACCCGGGCGACGTCGATCCATCCCCAGGGCACCCTGGTGGATAAGTATGGGCGGCGGATCACCTACGTGCGCCTCTCCATCACCGACCGCTGCGATTTCCGCTGCACCTACTGCATGGCTGAGGAAATGACTTTCCTGCCGCGGGCGGAGGTCATGAGCCTGGAGGAATGCCTGCGCCTGGCCGGTATTTTTGCCGGCCTGGGGGTCAGCAAGCTGCGCATCACCGGGGGAGAGCCCCTGGTGCGCAAGGATGTCCTGTGGCTGATCGAGCGCCTGGGCGCCCTGCCCGGCCTGGACAATCTGGTCATCACCACCAATGGCTCCCAACTCGACCGCTTTGCTGGGCCACTCAAGGCTGCCGGCGTGCGGCGCATCAATATCAGTCTGGACACCCTGAAGCCGGAGCGCTTTCGTGCCATCACCCGCATCGGCGAACTGCACAAGGTGTTGCGGGGCATCGAAGCGGCGCGGACGGCAGGTTTTAGCCGCACCAAGCTCAATGCGGTCATGATGCGGGGCGTGAACGACGACGAGTTTCCCGATCTGGTGGAATTCGCCCTGGAGCGGGGCCTCGATATTTCCTTCATCGAGGAAATGCCCCTGGGCGATATCGAGGGCCGCAGCAAGGTCTACATCAGTTCGGACGAAGCCCTGGAACGTCTGGGGCGGCGTTTCCAGTTGGTGCCTTCGACCGAAAGCAGTGGCGGTCCGGCGCGCTATTGGCGCATCCCCGGCAGCGAAACGCGGCTGGGCTTCATCTCGCCCCACAGCCACAACTTCTGTGATACCTGCAATCGGGTCCGTATCACGGCCAAGGCCGAGTTGTACCCCTGCCTGGGCCAGAACGATGCCATCAACCTGATGCCGCTGCTGCGCGACCCCGCCGTGGGGGACGAAGGGGTGCGTCAGGCCATCGTCGATTGCATGGGAATCAAGCCTCTGGGGCACGATTTCACGGCCCAGATGGATGCCCCCAAGGTCGTCCGTTTCATGTCCATGACCGGCGGTTGA
- the typA gene encoding translational GTPase TypA, whose translation MPARPIRNIAIIAHVDHGKTTLVDQLLRQSGTFAAHQQVDERVMDSNDLEKERGITILAKNTAVDYEGIHINIVDTPGHADFGGEVERVLGMVDGVVLLVDAVEGPMPQTRFVTKKALALGLRPIVLVNKVDRDGADPDNAVNLTFDLFDKLGATDEQLDFPIVYASGLNGWAAMELDQPRVDMKPLFETVLSHVPAPDADVDAPLQVQISALDYSSYVGRIGVGRIKRGRVKTGQQVLVMYGTEEEALEHERTPVKAKIGQVFGFKGLNKVELDEGLAGDIVQITGIEDLVLGCTVTDPEQPETLPLLKIDEPTLSMQFMVNTSPLAGTEGKFVTSRQVRDRLHKELLTNMALRVHDTANGDVFDVAGRGELHLGILLENMRREGYELAVGRPRVVKKVIDGVECEPYEFLTVDVEEEHQGGVMESLGLRRGDMQDMVPDGRGRVRIEYRIPARGLIGFQGEFMNLTRGTGLISHVFDEYAPVKDGGVAERRNGVLISQDNGDAVAYALWKLQDRGRMFVSPGEKLYEGMIIGIHSRENDLVVNPIKGKQLTNVRASGTDEAVRLVPPIQLSLEAAVEFIADDELVELTPKSIRIRKRYLTEIERKRASREGV comes from the coding sequence ATGCCCGCCCGCCCTATCCGCAATATCGCCATCATCGCCCACGTCGACCACGGCAAGACCACCCTGGTCGACCAGCTTCTCCGCCAATCCGGCACTTTTGCCGCCCACCAGCAGGTGGATGAGCGGGTCATGGACTCCAATGACCTGGAAAAGGAGCGGGGCATCACCATCCTGGCCAAGAATACGGCGGTGGATTACGAAGGCATCCACATCAACATCGTCGACACCCCGGGTCACGCCGACTTCGGCGGTGAGGTGGAGCGCGTGCTGGGCATGGTCGACGGCGTGGTGCTGCTGGTGGATGCGGTGGAAGGCCCCATGCCGCAAACCCGCTTCGTCACCAAGAAGGCGCTGGCCCTGGGGCTGCGGCCCATCGTCCTGGTGAACAAGGTGGACCGCGACGGTGCCGATCCGGACAACGCCGTCAATCTGACCTTCGACCTCTTCGACAAGCTGGGCGCCACCGACGAGCAACTCGACTTCCCCATCGTCTACGCCTCCGGTCTCAACGGCTGGGCGGCCATGGAACTGGACCAGCCCCGGGTCGACATGAAGCCCCTGTTCGAAACCGTGCTGTCCCATGTGCCTGCCCCCGACGCCGACGTCGACGCGCCCCTCCAGGTGCAGATTTCCGCTCTGGATTATTCCTCCTACGTCGGCCGCATCGGTGTCGGCCGCATCAAGCGCGGCCGGGTCAAGACCGGCCAGCAGGTCCTGGTCATGTACGGCACCGAGGAAGAGGCGCTCGAGCACGAGCGCACCCCGGTCAAGGCCAAGATCGGTCAGGTGTTCGGCTTCAAGGGCCTCAACAAGGTGGAGCTCGATGAAGGCCTGGCCGGTGACATCGTGCAGATCACCGGCATCGAGGACCTGGTCCTGGGCTGCACCGTCACCGACCCTGAGCAGCCGGAAACCTTGCCGCTTCTGAAGATCGACGAGCCGACGCTGTCCATGCAGTTCATGGTCAATACCAGCCCGCTGGCTGGAACCGAGGGCAAATTCGTCACCAGCCGCCAGGTCCGCGACCGGCTGCACAAGGAACTCCTGACCAACATGGCCCTGCGGGTCCATGACACCGCCAACGGCGATGTCTTCGACGTGGCAGGCCGTGGCGAACTGCATCTGGGCATCCTGCTGGAAAACATGCGCCGCGAAGGCTACGAACTGGCCGTGGGCCGTCCCCGGGTGGTGAAGAAGGTCATCGACGGCGTCGAGTGCGAGCCCTACGAGTTCCTCACCGTAGACGTGGAAGAGGAGCACCAGGGCGGGGTGATGGAAAGCCTGGGCCTGAGAAGGGGCGACATGCAGGACATGGTGCCCGATGGCCGAGGCCGCGTACGCATCGAGTACCGCATTCCGGCCCGGGGACTCATCGGCTTCCAGGGCGAATTCATGAACCTGACCCGGGGTACGGGCCTCATCAGCCACGTCTTCGACGAGTACGCCCCGGTCAAGGATGGCGGCGTCGCCGAGCGGCGCAACGGCGTGCTCATCTCCCAGGACAATGGCGACGCTGTCGCCTACGCTCTGTGGAAGTTGCAGGATCGGGGCCGCATGTTCGTGAGCCCGGGCGAAAAGCTTTACGAGGGCATGATCATCGGCATCCACAGCCGGGAGAACGACCTGGTGGTCAATCCCATCAAGGGCAAGCAATTGACCAATGTGCGCGCCTCCGGCACCGACGAAGCAGTGCGTCTGGTTCCCCCCATCCAGTTGAGCCTGGAAGCGGCGGTGGAATTCATTGCCGACGACGAACTGGTGGAACTGACCCCCAAGTCCATCCGCATCCGCAAGCGCTATCTGACCGAGATCGAGCGCAAGCGCGCTTCCCGCGAAGGGGTCTGA
- a CDS encoding NYN domain-containing protein — protein sequence MKTDLPNFALLIDADNDTPNIVAPIIEEITRDARLSVRRVYGDFTTPQLAKWRESLSRHGIHPIQQFRNTVGKNASDSALIIDAMDLLHGRRLDGFCLVSSDGDFTRLATRIREDGLTVIGCGRTHAPKSFVSACERYIYVENLSFIPEVKSAAEEAAIPPSDALQNPKKGSSPGAKTHPPATEAPAPELPVLRKLLQRAYTNVADEDGWALVSRIAVYLRANHSDFDPRSHGAANFIKLLQACGGFELKQRQQGNGTAHFCRPAPVSAL from the coding sequence ATGAAAACCGACCTGCCTAACTTTGCCTTGCTGATCGATGCCGACAACGACACACCGAACATCGTCGCCCCGATCATTGAGGAAATCACGCGCGACGCGCGCCTATCGGTACGCCGCGTCTACGGTGACTTCACCACGCCACAGCTCGCGAAGTGGCGCGAAAGTCTCTCCCGTCACGGCATCCACCCGATCCAGCAATTCCGCAATACCGTCGGCAAGAACGCGAGCGACAGCGCATTGATCATCGATGCGATGGATCTGCTGCATGGCCGGCGACTGGACGGATTCTGCCTGGTCAGTAGCGACGGCGATTTCACCCGCCTCGCCACCCGTATTCGCGAAGATGGCCTCACCGTCATAGGCTGCGGCCGCACGCATGCACCGAAATCATTCGTCAGCGCCTGCGAGCGCTATATCTACGTCGAGAATTTGAGCTTCATCCCAGAAGTGAAATCCGCTGCAGAGGAAGCTGCCATTCCGCCATCTGACGCACTCCAGAACCCCAAAAAGGGCTCATCGCCTGGTGCAAAAACCCATCCTCCCGCAACCGAGGCCCCAGCCCCTGAGTTGCCTGTGCTAAGAAAACTGCTACAGCGCGCCTACACCAATGTTGCCGACGAAGATGGCTGGGCGCTTGTTTCCCGCATCGCCGTCTACTTGCGCGCCAATCACAGCGATTTCGACCCGCGCAGCCATGGGGCCGCCAATTTCATCAAGCTGCTGCAAGCCTGTGGCGGCTTTGAGCTCAAGCAGCGCCAGCAAGGCAATGGCACCGCCCATTTCTGCCGTCCGGCCCCCGTTTCTGCACTCTAG
- a CDS encoding type II toxin-antitoxin system VapC family toxin produces MNYLLDTNILIYLIKHRPPEIAQRVDTLADDDTLHMSFVTWAELLKGAERSSRKPEVHRRLDVLARQVPVLYPAGPAICRHYAEQFTRLKDAGTPIGANDLWIACHALAEDATLVTHNTREFERVAGLRLVDWVG; encoded by the coding sequence GTGAATTACCTGCTTGACACCAATATCCTGATCTACCTGATCAAGCACAGGCCACCGGAAATTGCCCAGCGCGTGGATACGCTGGCTGACGACGACACGCTGCACATGTCCTTCGTGACCTGGGCCGAATTGCTCAAGGGGGCCGAACGCAGCAGCCGCAAGCCCGAAGTGCACCGCCGCCTGGATGTCCTGGCTCGACAAGTTCCAGTGCTCTACCCGGCGGGGCCGGCCATCTGCCGTCATTACGCCGAGCAATTCACCCGCCTCAAGGACGCCGGCACGCCAATCGGCGCCAACGATCTGTGGATCGCCTGCCATGCCCTGGCAGAGGACGCCACACTGGTGACGCACAACACGCGCGAATTCGAGCGGGTCGCCGGCCTGCGCTTGGTGGACTGGGTGGGGTGA
- a CDS encoding AbrB/MazE/SpoVT family DNA-binding domain-containing protein, with product MDPLTTRVFMNGNSQAVRIPAELRLDTDRVHIFRNEQGDLVLHPLRAERGTALLQALRGFDADFVAALEAEQQTPQAMQDRESL from the coding sequence ATGGATCCCCTTACGACGCGCGTTTTCATGAACGGCAACAGTCAAGCCGTTCGTATCCCTGCTGAGTTGCGCCTCGACACGGACCGGGTGCATATCTTTCGCAACGAGCAAGGCGACCTGGTGCTCCACCCCCTGCGGGCCGAACGGGGCACGGCGTTACTGCAAGCGCTGCGGGGCTTCGACGCTGACTTCGTCGCGGCTCTGGAGGCCGAGCAGCAGACTCCTCAGGCCATGCAGGACAGGGAATCCCTGTGA